The Streptomyces camelliae genome window below encodes:
- a CDS encoding DEAD/DEAH box helicase, translating into MTVEPSGVAETVPLSSDEGDAKYPPGSQIEVRDEEWLVRNVRHTAHDGDRIEAVGVSEFVRDQEAVFFTKLDDVQLMDPRRTRLASDDSPNFRRSRLFLEAILRKTPLPQSERGLALADTFLLDALPYQHRPAQLALSGRNLRPRMLIADVVGLGKTLEIGLTLAELIRRGRGERILVVTPQHVLEQFQHELWTRFAIPLIRLDSVGIERIQREIPAGRNPFTYFKRVIVSIDTLKNTDQYKHHLERITWDAVVIDESHNLINRGSLRNQLARLLAPQTDALILASATPHNGDARSFAELISLLDPAAIRDPERYEAKDIEHLFIRRTKISPEVREQMRGQWADRGPSVSVHCAATPAEEKIFEELAQVWLPRDDGTPSVSESRLFPYTLLKSFLSSHVALAATVDARIRTLKAKEDPAPDAELAALRRLSDLAFVMTETDSAKFESLVRQLREIGVGPQSDTRVVVFSERVQTLEWLREKVPAALGFKGRAQREAARVMHGGLSDEQQMQCVEDFGLADTPVRLLFTGDVASEGVNLHRQCHHLIHYDVPWSLIRIEQRNGRIDRYGQAHQPQFRALILTSETDGAKDDRTVAERLLEREDEAHRSLGTAEAVSGLYRAEAEEKSLIQDLLRGRTVDESLDATAQAAVDEDTGTDFLADFFGAVGDGTGDPDAPDASDDPHGTVPPAPADVPRLFAGTRDFIDDAIREVFPDAQRQLELDQDAETGLISFRPPSDLVHRMKSLPPDYRREQRLHERLLVTLNRKLADLSLVRARESSSSSWPEISLLTDLHPVVEWLTDKVLVRLGRQEAPVITADVDAPTYLVQGIFSNALGRPTVVKWMAVQRGEVTDDMVGILRRAGVGPTMANPLHDHDLHLLSSGIPGALEAAERFLRRHSAAWDKALADPIEKYKQRLGTWEQPTLAGERTKTDLAGLADSLLTTGRPMLRVLAVLDSTD; encoded by the coding sequence GTGACCGTCGAGCCGTCCGGCGTTGCTGAGACCGTTCCTCTCAGCAGCGATGAAGGGGACGCGAAGTATCCGCCCGGCTCGCAGATCGAGGTCCGCGACGAGGAGTGGCTGGTCCGCAACGTCCGGCACACCGCCCACGACGGTGACCGTATCGAGGCGGTGGGTGTCTCGGAGTTCGTGCGGGACCAGGAAGCCGTCTTCTTCACCAAGCTCGACGACGTGCAGTTGATGGATCCGCGCAGGACCAGGCTGGCCTCCGACGACTCCCCGAACTTCCGGCGCAGCCGCCTCTTCCTGGAGGCCATTCTGCGCAAGACGCCGCTTCCGCAGTCCGAACGCGGACTGGCCCTCGCGGACACCTTTCTCCTCGACGCGCTGCCGTATCAGCACCGGCCCGCGCAGCTGGCGTTGTCCGGCAGGAACCTGCGTCCGCGCATGCTCATCGCCGACGTGGTGGGCCTCGGCAAGACGCTGGAGATCGGGCTGACGCTCGCGGAGCTGATCCGCCGGGGCCGCGGCGAACGCATTCTGGTCGTGACCCCCCAGCACGTCCTGGAGCAGTTCCAGCACGAGTTGTGGACCCGCTTCGCGATTCCGCTGATCCGTCTCGACTCGGTCGGCATCGAACGCATTCAGCGGGAGATCCCGGCCGGCCGCAACCCGTTCACGTACTTCAAGCGGGTCATCGTCTCCATCGACACCCTGAAGAACACGGACCAGTACAAGCATCATCTGGAGCGCATCACCTGGGACGCGGTCGTGATCGACGAGTCCCACAATCTCATCAACCGCGGCTCGCTGCGCAATCAGCTGGCCCGGCTGCTCGCCCCGCAGACCGACGCCCTGATCCTCGCCTCGGCCACCCCGCACAACGGCGACGCCCGTTCCTTCGCCGAGCTGATCTCCCTGCTCGACCCTGCCGCGATCCGCGACCCGGAGCGTTACGAGGCGAAGGACATCGAGCACCTCTTCATCCGGCGTACGAAGATCAGCCCCGAGGTGCGCGAGCAGATGAGGGGACAGTGGGCGGACCGCGGTCCCAGCGTCTCGGTGCACTGTGCGGCGACCCCCGCCGAGGAGAAGATCTTCGAGGAGCTGGCACAGGTGTGGCTCCCGCGGGACGACGGCACGCCGTCGGTGAGCGAGAGCCGCCTCTTCCCGTACACGCTCCTCAAGTCCTTCCTCTCCTCGCACGTGGCCCTGGCCGCGACGGTCGACGCCCGGATCAGGACGCTGAAGGCGAAGGAGGACCCGGCGCCGGACGCCGAGCTCGCCGCGCTCCGGCGTCTGAGCGACCTGGCGTTCGTCATGACGGAGACGGACTCGGCGAAGTTCGAGTCTCTGGTGCGACAGCTGCGGGAGATCGGCGTCGGGCCGCAGAGCGACACCCGGGTCGTCGTCTTCTCCGAACGCGTGCAGACCCTGGAGTGGCTGCGGGAGAAGGTCCCTGCGGCTCTCGGCTTCAAGGGCAGGGCCCAGCGGGAAGCCGCGCGCGTCATGCACGGCGGCCTCTCCGACGAACAGCAGATGCAATGCGTCGAGGACTTCGGCCTGGCGGACACGCCGGTACGTCTGCTGTTCACGGGTGACGTGGCATCCGAGGGTGTCAACCTGCACCGCCAGTGCCACCACCTCATCCACTACGACGTCCCCTGGTCGCTGATCCGCATCGAGCAGCGCAACGGCCGTATCGACCGCTACGGACAGGCCCACCAGCCGCAGTTCCGGGCGTTGATCCTCACCAGCGAGACGGACGGCGCGAAGGACGACCGCACGGTCGCCGAGCGCCTGCTGGAACGCGAGGACGAGGCGCACCGCAGCCTGGGCACGGCCGAGGCGGTCTCCGGTCTCTACCGCGCGGAGGCGGAGGAGAAGTCGCTGATCCAGGACCTGCTGCGAGGCCGTACGGTCGACGAGTCGCTGGACGCCACGGCGCAGGCCGCCGTGGACGAGGACACCGGCACCGACTTCCTGGCGGACTTCTTCGGCGCGGTCGGCGACGGCACCGGCGATCCCGACGCGCCCGACGCGTCCGACGACCCCCACGGCACGGTTCCGCCCGCCCCGGCGGACGTACCGCGCCTGTTCGCCGGCACACGGGACTTCATCGACGACGCGATCCGCGAGGTCTTCCCCGACGCGCAGCGGCAGCTGGAGCTGGACCAGGACGCCGAGACCGGCCTGATCTCCTTCCGGCCGCCGTCCGACCTCGTCCACCGCATGAAGTCACTGCCGCCGGACTACCGACGCGAACAGCGCCTGCACGAACGCCTGCTGGTCACGCTGAACCGCAAGCTCGCCGACCTCTCCCTCGTCCGGGCCCGGGAGTCGTCCTCGTCCAGCTGGCCGGAGATCTCGCTCCTCACCGACCTCCACCCGGTGGTGGAGTGGCTGACGGACAAGGTGCTGGTGCGGCTCGGCCGTCAGGAGGCGCCGGTCATCACGGCGGACGTCGACGCTCCCACCTACCTCGTCCAGGGCATCTTCTCGAACGCGCTGGGCCGGCCGACCGTGGTGAAGTGGATGGCCGTGCAGCGCGGCGAGGTCACCGACGACATGGTGGGCATACTGCGCCGCGCGGGTGTCGGCCCGACCATGGCCAACCCGCTGCACGACCACGACCTTCACCTGCTGAGTTCGGGTATCCCGGGCGCCCTGGAGGCGGCCGAACGCTTTCTGCGCCGGCACAGCGCCGCCTGGGACAAGGCGCTGGCCGACCCGATCGAGAAGTACAAGCAGCGTCTCGGTACGTGGGAGCAGCCGACACTGGCGGGCGAGCGCACCAAGACCGACCTGGCCGGTCTGGCCGACTCTCTCCTGACCACCGGCCGCCCGATGCTCCGCGTCCTCGCCGTCCTCGACTCCACCGACTGA